The Pygocentrus nattereri isolate fPygNat1 chromosome 1, fPygNat1.pri, whole genome shotgun sequence genome window below encodes:
- the LOC108439118 gene encoding protein Tob2: MHLEVKVALNFIVSYLYNKLPRRRADLFGEELERILVSRFEGHWYPEAPLRGSAFRCLHLGAPRDPIVDLAARRSGLDTEEVRANVPPELSIWIDPYEVSYQIGEKGAVKVLYMEDPPGLGGEGEISEGIGAMAKGDLELEEGKNLGFNPEAQVFVPIGGQVSPVMLASLSSSPTPLCQGLFSYAGPSTPTNPNAHSNASSPSPPSTGLPYPHPAATPSSRPAPQQITFTTASFAATKFGSTKMKKCGGSGVVGGPGSVGVPQQRMLSHSPTTISPPGLVKHKPISLSMHSLAGQVSSQLSPNAKEFVYPTAQGSLYFDTEAPPLTHTGPFQAPPPHPAHPHASFDPFSSPPPGQAVGVIGSSSGISFMEKPPFVEGLGGYNLQYSSQAFQPVVLAN, encoded by the coding sequence ATGCATCTGGAGGTAAAGGTTGCATTGAACTTCATAGTGTCCTACTTGTACAACAAGCTCCCACGACGACGGGCAGACCTGTTTGGGGAGGAGCTGGAGCGCATCCTGGTGTCACGTTTTGAAGGGCACTGGTACCCTGAGGCACCTCTCCGTGGTTCAGCTTTCCGATGCCTGCACCTAGGAGCCCCTAGGGACCCTATAGTGGATCTGGCAGCAAGAAGAAGCGGGTTAGACACAGAAGAAGTCCGTGCCAATGTCCCTCCAGAGCTGAGCATTTGGATTGACCCTTATGAAGTGTCCTATCAGATTGGAGAGAAAGGTGCTGTTAAGGTGCTCTACATGGAGGATCCTCCAGGGTTGGGAGGTGAGGGTGAAATATCAGAGGGTATTGGAGCCATGGCTAAAGGAGATCTGGAGCTGGAGGAAGGGAAGAATTTGGGCTTCAACCCTGAAGCTCAGGTGTTTGTGCCCATTGGTGGCCAGGTGTCTCCAGTCATGCTGGCTTCTCTCTCTAGTTCACCCACTCCACTCTGCCAGGGTCTGTTCAGCTACGCAGGCCCAAGTACACCAACCAATCCTAATGCTCACTCTAACGCTTCCTCCCCTTCTCCACCCAGCACAGGGCTGCCATACCCTCATCCAGCTGCCACACCCAGCTCCCGCCCAGCTCCCCAGCAAATCACCTTCACCACGGCCAGCTTTGCTGCCACCAAGTTCGGGTCCACCAAGATGAAAAAGTGTGGGGGGTCTGGGGTGGTGGGTGGACCTGGCAGTGTTGGTGTTCCTCAGCAGCGAATGCTGAGCCACTCTCCCACTACCATATCTCCCCCAGGGCTGGTGAAGCACAAGCCCATTTCCCTCTCAATGCACTCCCTGGCTGGCCAGGTTTCAAGCCAGCTTTCCCCAAATGCCAAAGAGTTTGTCTACCCCACTGCCCAGGGGTCCCTCTACTTTGACACTGAAGCGCCACCCTTGACCCACACTGGCCCATTCCAAGCACCACCCCCACATCCTGCCCACCCTCATGCATCCTTTGACCCATTCTCCAGCCCACCTCCAGGCCAAGCTGTGGGTGTCATTGGCAGCAGCAGTGGGATTTCCTTCATGGAGAAGCCACCATTTGTGGAGGGTCTTGGTGGGTACAACCTGCAGTATTCCAGCCAAGCCTTCCAGCCTGTAGTGTTGGCCAACTGA